In Ailuropoda melanoleuca isolate Jingjing unplaced genomic scaffold, ASM200744v2 unplaced-scaffold39995, whole genome shotgun sequence, the genomic window AGCTCGGTGTGGTGTCCATAGGCTGGAGGAACTTCTGCACCCCCTAGTGGCCAAGGGGCTGAAGTGCGTGCTCATCTTTGGTGTCCCAAGCAATGCCATTAAGGACGAGCGTGGCTCTGCAGCTGATGCTGAGGACACACCTGTGGTCCTGGCCGTACGGATGCTGCGCGCATTATTCCCTGGCCTGCTGATTGCGTGTGACGTCTGCCTGTGCCCTTACACCTCCCACGGGCATTGCGGCATCCTTCGGCAAGATGGTACCGTCCAGAACGAAGCCAGCTGCCAGAGGCTGGCCGAGGTGGCCCTCGCCTACGCCAAGGCGGG contains:
- the LOC117799006 gene encoding delta-aminolevulinic acid dehydratase-like encodes the protein LRSWQATAAALDARHLVYPIFVSDSRDAMEPIPSLPGQARCGVHRLEELLHPLVAKGLKCVLIFGVPSNAIKDERGSAADAEDTPVVLAVRMLRALFPGLLIACDVCLCPYTSHGHCGILRQDGTVQNEASCQRLAEVALAYAKAGCHIVAPSDMMDGRICAIKEALLANDMGNKVSVMSYSAKF